The following are encoded together in the Parabacteroides chongii genome:
- a CDS encoding ATP-binding protein translates to MDNKIQKPLMEMRYADELAALRKQDTGARPTNWQLSPRAVRAFILGQKEPIELDGRQITITPKFFGDDALVERSIITLAGNRGLMLVGEPGTAKTMLSELLSAAICGISTNTVQGTAGTSEDNIKYSWNYALLLAKGPVKEALVPSPVYIGMKRGIITRFEEITRCPLEIQDSLISIMSDRVLNIPELGEEGLLFASSGFNVIATANTRDKGINEMSSALKRRFNFETVEPIRSVALESRIITDQCEGMLAANGLEMPMQEEVVDILASTFNELRNGTSFEKAKIQKMSGVMSTAEAVSVYYQSALDGYYYGDGTVSMRSLVQNLLGAVMKENKDDLPKLKDYFNGVVRLKAERQGGKWKEYYDNRTWLK, encoded by the coding sequence ATGGATAACAAAATACAAAAACCCTTGATGGAGATGCGGTATGCCGACGAGCTTGCCGCTCTCCGCAAACAAGATACGGGAGCCAGACCCACCAACTGGCAGCTCTCCCCACGTGCAGTCCGTGCCTTTATCCTCGGACAGAAGGAACCGATCGAACTGGACGGACGACAGATCACCATCACTCCGAAGTTCTTCGGCGACGATGCACTGGTGGAACGCTCCATTATTACCCTTGCTGGCAACCGGGGTCTTATGCTCGTCGGCGAACCGGGCACGGCAAAGACCATGTTAAGTGAACTACTCTCTGCCGCCATCTGCGGTATCAGTACCAATACGGTACAAGGCACGGCGGGAACCAGCGAGGACAATATCAAATACTCCTGGAACTATGCGCTCCTCCTGGCAAAAGGTCCTGTCAAAGAAGCACTTGTCCCCTCTCCCGTCTACATCGGTATGAAACGGGGCATTATCACTCGCTTCGAAGAGATCACCCGTTGTCCGTTGGAAATACAGGACAGCCTGATCAGTATCATGAGCGACCGGGTATTGAACATCCCCGAACTGGGAGAAGAAGGACTGCTCTTCGCCTCTTCCGGCTTTAACGTGATAGCGACCGCCAACACCCGCGACAAAGGAATCAATGAAATGAGTAGCGCCCTGAAACGCCGTTTCAACTTCGAGACCGTAGAGCCGATCCGGAGCGTGGCACTCGAAAGCCGTATCATCACCGACCAGTGCGAAGGCATGCTCGCCGCCAACGGCCTTGAAATGCCAATGCAGGAAGAAGTGGTCGATATCCTCGCTTCCACGTTCAATGAGTTGCGCAACGGCACCTCCTTCGAGAAAGCCAAGATACAAAAGATGTCAGGCGTGATGAGCACGGCGGAAGCTGTATCCGTTTATTACCAGTCCGCCCTGGACGGCTATTATTACGGGGATGGGACAGTCAGTATGCGTTCGCTCGTGCAGAACCTGCTGGGTGCCGTAATGAAAGAGAACAAAGACGATCTGCCCAAACTGAAAGATTACTTTAACGGTGTGGTCCGGTTGAAAGCCGAAAGACAAGGAGGAAAATGGAAGGAATACTACGACAACCGGACCTGGTTGAAATAG